One part of the Terriglobales bacterium genome encodes these proteins:
- a CDS encoding carboxypeptidase regulatory-like domain-containing protein, which translates to MKHKLSGLLLFSLLFASCLAFAQKYTGTILGTVKDSSGAMMPNVTVTARHVATGAVRTATTTGQGDFTITDLTAGVYDVTASAPNFKEVVAKNVELHVSSNATLNLTLQPGGTTEVVTVEASAVQVETSTGAVGNVVEGTQVRELPLNGRSFVQLTQLMPGVSPQANFDSKHKGLEAGVDFSVNGNSTTGNIFMVDGVNNNDIGSNRTILVYPSIDSIQEFKMLRNSYGPEYGQAMGAVVNIVTRGGSNNFHGAAYYFGRNDALNATDWFNSLNNIPKDKLRRNDFGYNVGGPIKKDKLFFFWSQEWNRELRGKARTGDVPTAAEKAGDFSNRRTDKDNNGNPCDPAPAIGGTTFTNISQVPTGGLSNAGKTYLKMFPDPNQANPVNCQNWATSITAPIYWREENIRGDYNLGKTWMLFGRFTQDHWEQPFPGTLGFWGDDQFPSIEGGWKQPGYQATVKLTKLFGNSAVNDFQVSYAANRITVSQSGTNPGLNDQIIAASPTFYPLSQKFNGNKIGYPGFWGGCGPDCATGSNLWMQGPWHNNEQLYIAKDDLSKVWRNHTFKVGFLVSNNQKNEMVMNESQENAFYWGAATNNTGNGAFNMLWNQVQWGGSESQTNPFSQIRWHDVEPYFGDTWKMRPNLTVEYGFRWSFLRMPYSGPDRIATFSPSAFNPALGNDACNGLLLPPGTNFCQAAGFKGGAAGVNRALKDNNNHAIAPRFGFAWDPWGTGKTAIRAGVGQFFQRERLNNTLQMATNPPFSLTADYGPGRFLDVAPAPGALKSAGSPGFAQDTSDILPNTWQWNLTAEHQFSRGSKMELAYVGNRGVHMLQYTDANPVPASQRLNYALNNSNSVRQFGASNFGFITDAFWGGDSNYHALQALYRAKVKSVDAQFAYTWSKSLSDTDITNSGNNNRASLLQDPANPRLNYGPSQINRPHVFTSNIVYNAPLLNDYNSFVKTTLGGWELATILQYTSGSSLSIFNARAVDTAPGGISGAGANQDNIRPLVVPGQPCRAPSGSPEFQWLNPNRWTMVGYQIGTFGGTGAANASVGECSSPGIANTDFSVYKNFKLNERFNMQFRMEFFNLFNKAQFLGNYQDTANINATLSNSVRGCTTTSTSATDLNSIKNPASACFNRPINTVVWDAANTRNPTFGQVTKDRGPREIQYGLKLIF; encoded by the coding sequence ATGAAGCACAAACTCAGCGGTCTGTTGTTGTTCTCTCTCCTGTTCGCGAGCTGCTTAGCATTCGCGCAAAAATACACCGGCACAATTCTGGGAACAGTCAAAGATTCCAGCGGGGCGATGATGCCGAACGTTACCGTCACGGCGCGCCACGTGGCCACAGGTGCGGTGCGAACTGCGACTACGACTGGGCAGGGCGACTTCACAATCACGGATCTCACAGCCGGCGTGTACGACGTGACGGCGAGTGCGCCGAACTTCAAGGAAGTAGTTGCCAAGAACGTCGAGTTGCACGTCTCCAGCAACGCCACCCTTAACCTCACGCTTCAGCCCGGCGGCACCACCGAAGTGGTGACGGTGGAAGCAAGCGCGGTGCAGGTGGAAACATCCACTGGTGCAGTCGGGAACGTGGTTGAGGGAACGCAAGTCCGCGAGCTGCCGTTGAACGGACGCAGCTTTGTTCAGCTGACCCAGTTGATGCCGGGCGTATCGCCTCAGGCCAACTTCGACTCCAAGCACAAGGGCTTGGAAGCGGGCGTCGATTTCTCGGTGAACGGAAACAGCACCACGGGAAACATCTTCATGGTCGACGGCGTGAACAACAACGACATCGGCTCGAACCGCACGATCCTCGTATACCCGTCGATTGATTCGATCCAGGAATTCAAGATGCTGCGCAACAGCTATGGTCCTGAATACGGCCAGGCGATGGGCGCAGTCGTCAACATTGTGACCCGTGGCGGATCAAACAATTTTCACGGTGCCGCCTACTACTTCGGTCGAAACGATGCCTTGAATGCGACCGATTGGTTCAATAGCCTGAATAACATTCCCAAAGACAAGCTGCGCCGTAATGACTTCGGCTACAACGTTGGTGGCCCCATCAAGAAGGACAAACTGTTCTTCTTCTGGTCACAGGAGTGGAACCGCGAACTTCGCGGCAAGGCAAGAACAGGTGATGTCCCCACGGCGGCGGAAAAAGCTGGGGATTTCAGCAATCGGCGCACGGACAAAGACAATAACGGGAACCCCTGCGACCCCGCTCCGGCAATCGGCGGGACCACATTCACGAACATCTCGCAGGTGCCCACAGGCGGACTCTCCAATGCGGGCAAGACCTATCTGAAGATGTTCCCCGACCCTAACCAAGCCAATCCGGTGAACTGCCAAAACTGGGCAACGTCAATAACCGCGCCCATTTACTGGAGAGAAGAGAATATTCGCGGTGACTACAATCTCGGTAAGACCTGGATGCTGTTTGGCCGGTTTACACAGGACCACTGGGAGCAGCCTTTCCCCGGCACGCTTGGCTTCTGGGGAGACGATCAATTTCCATCGATCGAAGGTGGTTGGAAGCAGCCAGGCTATCAAGCTACAGTCAAACTGACGAAACTCTTTGGAAACAGCGCTGTCAATGATTTCCAGGTTTCCTATGCCGCCAACCGCATCACGGTGAGTCAATCTGGAACCAATCCTGGGTTGAACGACCAGATCATTGCAGCCTCGCCGACGTTCTATCCACTCTCTCAGAAGTTCAACGGAAACAAGATCGGTTATCCGGGATTCTGGGGCGGTTGCGGTCCAGACTGCGCCACGGGCAGCAACTTGTGGATGCAGGGACCTTGGCATAACAACGAGCAACTCTATATCGCGAAGGACGACCTCTCTAAAGTATGGAGAAATCACACCTTTAAAGTCGGGTTCCTCGTAAGCAACAACCAGAAGAACGAGATGGTGATGAATGAATCCCAGGAAAACGCCTTTTACTGGGGTGCAGCCACCAATAACACAGGAAATGGCGCTTTCAACATGCTGTGGAATCAGGTGCAGTGGGGCGGCAGCGAGAGCCAGACGAATCCCTTCTCGCAGATTCGCTGGCACGATGTCGAACCCTACTTTGGCGATACCTGGAAAATGCGTCCCAACCTAACCGTGGAATACGGCTTCCGTTGGTCCTTCCTGCGTATGCCGTACAGCGGCCCAGACAGGATCGCCACTTTTAGTCCAAGTGCTTTTAACCCAGCTTTGGGCAACGATGCGTGCAACGGACTACTGCTGCCTCCCGGCACTAATTTCTGCCAGGCTGCAGGATTCAAAGGCGGAGCTGCTGGTGTAAACCGTGCACTGAAGGACAATAACAACCACGCGATTGCGCCTCGGTTCGGCTTTGCATGGGATCCTTGGGGTACCGGAAAGACTGCGATTCGCGCAGGCGTCGGACAGTTCTTCCAGCGCGAACGTCTCAACAATACACTGCAAATGGCAACGAACCCGCCATTTTCGCTGACTGCAGATTACGGCCCGGGCCGATTCTTGGATGTGGCTCCGGCGCCCGGAGCGCTCAAATCTGCAGGGTCTCCAGGCTTCGCGCAGGACACAAGCGACATTCTGCCCAACACGTGGCAATGGAACTTGACGGCTGAACATCAGTTCTCACGCGGCAGCAAGATGGAACTTGCCTACGTCGGCAATCGGGGAGTTCACATGTTGCAGTACACGGATGCGAACCCTGTGCCTGCTTCACAACGTCTGAACTATGCGCTCAACAACAGCAACAGCGTTAGGCAGTTCGGTGCGTCGAATTTCGGCTTCATCACTGACGCATTCTGGGGTGGCGATTCCAATTACCATGCACTCCAGGCCCTTTATCGCGCGAAAGTGAAATCTGTCGACGCGCAGTTTGCCTACACCTGGTCCAAATCGCTTAGTGATACAGACATAACCAATAGCGGGAACAACAATCGGGCAAGCTTGTTGCAGGATCCCGCCAATCCTCGCCTGAACTACGGGCCGAGTCAGATCAATCGGCCGCATGTATTTACGTCAAATATCGTCTACAACGCTCCACTACTGAACGACTACAATTCGTTCGTCAAGACTACTCTCGGTGGCTGGGAACTCGCGACCATTCTGCAGTACACCAGCGGTTCGTCATTGTCGATATTCAACGCCCGCGCTGTCGATACTGCTCCAGGCGGTATAAGTGGAGCAGGTGCCAATCAGGACAACATTCGTCCCTTGGTGGTACCGGGCCAGCCTTGTCGCGCTCCTTCGGGTTCTCCCGAGTTCCAATGGTTGAATCCGAATCGATGGACGATGGTTGGATATCAGATAGGTACGTTTGGTGGAACCGGCGCTGCCAACGCCTCCGTCGGCGAGTGCTCATCGCCTGGAATCGCCAACACCGATTTCTCGGTCTACAAGAACTTCAAGCTCAACGAGCGGTTCAACATGCAGTTCCGCATGGAGTTCTTCAACCTCTTCAATAAGGCTCAGTTCCTGGGCAACTACCAGGATACGGCGAACATAAATGCGACGCTCTCGAACAGCGTGCGCGGATGCACGACGACAAGCACAAGTGCAACCGATCTGAACAGCATCAAGAACCCCGCGAGTGCGTGTTTCAACAGGCCGATCAATACGGTAGTGTGGGATGCAGCTAATACGCGTAATCCAACCTTCGGGCAGGTGACGAAGGACAGGGGTCCGCGTGAAATTCAGTACGGGTTGAAGTTGATTTTCTGA
- a CDS encoding tetratricopeptide repeat protein yields the protein MASGFRLALLLCFLPNCNEAQSQKAQTKVDPRQHYDAARTFQLAGDQEKAAAEYKSFLASALRGAANAQAHVAQFEQATSLFDEAARLAPEDDSVQLDYASLRLQQKDFAGAQPLVEQVIARHPKNTAARVVLGQILFSKQEYDAARKELEVAVVAAPSFDVGYLLGLTYIKLNDLPHARMLFEEMVSGLGDSAEIHMRLGRAYGNGEWEALNYSIDEFKKAIAKNAKLPQAHYFLALAYLGRDGESGFKTAVPELEAEAKLSPNDERTHYLLGYIALRQQRFAEAEKELLRATEIDPQNPDPLISLGQLYTDKERDSEAEAVLRKAIAVTTDLSRNEYQINRAHYLLGRIQLRSGRKDEGAKELAISKELRDRAMRPHETQNQKLPELANLSEKNEVTTLETIVVTPEARKQADDYINEIRLAVADSYNNLGVISASQKSFPLALEYFRKAADWNPLLDTLDRNIGMAAFYATQYDQAIAPLERSLKKQPGDVRARAALGLSAFMVQDFRKATATLNAIPEEVDNDPGLGYAYATSLVKTGDYTEGVRRLKDLSSKNPNNADIHTFLGEAFSEQKEYSAALEEYRKSLAIDANQARPHFLAGLVLIHQGESAEAERELRAALKLNPTDVASKYHLAYALIQRQEKTEAFTLLRQVIEQDPKYADAYYELGKLLLEKGDVKEAISNLEAGTKLTPDSDYIHYQLAMAYRRDSRNDDAQRELKLYQTLKNRNRGRDVPESN from the coding sequence ATGGCCTCAGGGTTCCGTCTCGCGCTGCTCCTCTGTTTTCTTCCTAACTGCAACGAGGCACAGTCACAGAAAGCGCAAACCAAAGTAGATCCTCGACAGCACTATGACGCTGCCCGAACCTTTCAGCTCGCTGGTGATCAGGAGAAGGCCGCTGCGGAATACAAGAGTTTTCTGGCCAGCGCGCTGCGTGGCGCCGCGAATGCGCAGGCGCATGTTGCTCAATTCGAGCAGGCGACTAGTCTTTTTGACGAAGCGGCGCGGTTAGCTCCCGAGGACGACAGTGTCCAGCTCGATTATGCCTCTCTCCGTCTCCAACAGAAAGATTTCGCAGGCGCACAGCCTTTAGTGGAGCAAGTAATTGCACGACATCCGAAGAACACAGCAGCTCGGGTGGTTCTTGGGCAGATTCTATTCAGCAAGCAGGAGTACGACGCTGCTCGCAAGGAGCTGGAAGTCGCCGTTGTGGCGGCACCCAGTTTCGACGTCGGCTACCTTCTAGGGCTGACCTACATCAAGCTGAATGATCTTCCCCATGCCCGCATGCTCTTCGAGGAGATGGTTTCCGGGCTGGGGGACAGCGCGGAAATTCACATGCGGCTCGGCCGCGCGTACGGCAACGGCGAATGGGAGGCTCTCAACTACTCCATCGATGAGTTCAAGAAGGCGATCGCAAAAAATGCGAAGCTGCCCCAGGCTCATTATTTTTTGGCGCTCGCCTATCTAGGACGAGATGGTGAGTCCGGATTCAAGACAGCGGTACCGGAGCTCGAGGCTGAAGCAAAGCTAAGTCCGAATGACGAGCGGACTCACTATTTGCTCGGATACATCGCACTCCGGCAGCAACGATTCGCAGAAGCGGAAAAAGAGCTTCTGCGGGCCACGGAGATTGATCCGCAGAATCCCGACCCTCTCATCTCGCTCGGGCAGCTATACACAGACAAGGAGCGCGATTCAGAGGCCGAAGCAGTTTTGCGCAAAGCAATTGCCGTCACAACCGATCTCTCTCGAAACGAATACCAGATTAATCGTGCGCATTATCTGCTTGGCCGGATACAGTTGCGAAGCGGGCGCAAGGATGAAGGGGCGAAGGAGCTGGCCATCTCGAAGGAGCTGCGCGATCGCGCAATGCGTCCGCACGAAACGCAAAATCAAAAACTTCCTGAACTCGCAAACCTGTCCGAGAAAAACGAGGTTACCACTCTCGAAACGATCGTCGTCACGCCTGAGGCACGCAAACAGGCTGATGATTACATCAATGAAATACGACTGGCGGTTGCGGATTCGTATAACAATCTCGGAGTAATTTCCGCGAGTCAAAAGTCGTTTCCGCTTGCTTTGGAATATTTTCGCAAAGCCGCTGACTGGAATCCGCTGCTCGACACACTAGATCGCAACATAGGCATGGCTGCCTTTTACGCCACTCAGTACGATCAGGCGATCGCGCCCTTGGAGCGAAGTCTCAAGAAACAACCTGGGGACGTTCGCGCCAGAGCCGCGCTTGGGCTCAGCGCTTTCATGGTCCAGGATTTCCGCAAAGCCACAGCGACCCTGAATGCGATTCCAGAGGAAGTCGACAACGATCCCGGATTGGGATACGCGTATGCCACGTCCCTAGTCAAGACAGGTGACTATACGGAAGGCGTTCGGCGTCTCAAAGATCTAAGCAGCAAGAATCCAAACAACGCCGACATCCACACTTTCCTTGGTGAGGCGTTTTCAGAACAAAAGGAATACAGTGCGGCGCTGGAGGAATACCGCAAGTCGCTGGCGATCGATGCCAACCAGGCGCGTCCACACTTTCTTGCTGGGCTCGTGTTGATCCATCAAGGCGAGAGCGCCGAAGCAGAACGGGAATTGCGCGCGGCGCTGAAGCTCAATCCGACTGACGTCGCCAGCAAGTACCACTTGGCGTATGCATTGATCCAACGGCAGGAGAAGACTGAAGCTTTCACGCTCTTGCGGCAGGTGATCGAGCAGGATCCGAAATACGCGGATGCATACTACGAATTAGGAAAGTTGCTGCTGGAGAAGGGAGATGTCAAAGAGGCAATCTCGAATCTTGAAGCCGGAACCAAATTAACTCCCGACAGCGACTATATTCACTATCAACTCGCAATGGCGTACCGTCGCGACTCGCGAAATGACGACGCACAGCGCGAATTAAAGCTCTACCAGACTCTCAAGAACCGCAACCGTGGCCGAGATGTTCCGGAATCGAACTAA
- a CDS encoding tetratricopeptide repeat protein → MFRNRTNVGGRLFLAALVVFLSAMYLGADPQKKTLEANSPLSTARAELKRGDTSAAEKIVWDALSSNPNEESALTLLGTIREKQKRYAEAEALFRRSIQLNPKSIEASKHLASVLVLEDKDAEAADQYLEALVLVPQDAHVKMELARLYMGQRKCSEALSLIGAIPAAELPSEVIPPKASCLTALGHGSEAAALIAQTQILGTLNRALSRNPNSVPTLLALSQVYTAQNKREQSLAALQRAHSIDPDSLPVLRSLIVEDMEARQGRLALQFANELQEKSTGLDDKYLIAAVMLQGKKYDSAAQLLEDYTARRPQDSKAALGLGIAYLAEGKYVDARKWLEHCLELDPHLLEAHYELGMLSRKEGKTSEGIQHFETVLQKQPENPKALLGIGTLYLEEGQFEKAEAALRRSQKADASEPETEYQLSLLFTRMGKQQEAQQHMTRFRQLKQARDNELTPRDQSKPM, encoded by the coding sequence ATGTTCCGGAATCGAACTAACGTTGGTGGACGACTATTTCTAGCCGCGTTGGTTGTGTTTTTGTCGGCGATGTACTTGGGCGCCGATCCTCAAAAGAAAACTCTTGAGGCAAACTCGCCGCTTTCAACGGCACGTGCGGAACTAAAACGTGGAGACACCAGTGCGGCGGAAAAGATCGTTTGGGACGCTCTCTCCTCGAATCCCAACGAAGAATCGGCTCTGACACTTCTTGGAACTATCAGGGAGAAGCAGAAGCGATATGCCGAAGCAGAAGCACTTTTTCGTCGCTCCATTCAGCTCAATCCAAAGTCGATTGAGGCCAGCAAGCATTTGGCGAGTGTTCTCGTCCTCGAGGACAAAGATGCCGAAGCAGCTGATCAATACCTGGAAGCCCTGGTTCTCGTTCCACAGGATGCTCATGTCAAGATGGAACTAGCCCGTCTCTACATGGGGCAGCGCAAGTGCAGCGAAGCACTGTCACTAATCGGGGCGATTCCCGCAGCGGAGCTTCCCTCCGAAGTCATTCCGCCGAAGGCTTCCTGTCTTACAGCTTTGGGCCACGGCTCAGAGGCAGCAGCTCTAATCGCCCAGACGCAGATCCTTGGCACCCTGAATCGTGCACTCTCCCGCAATCCCAATTCGGTCCCAACGCTGCTGGCGCTATCGCAAGTCTACACTGCCCAGAATAAACGTGAACAGTCCTTGGCTGCGTTGCAGCGGGCGCACTCGATCGATCCCGATTCCTTGCCAGTCCTCCGAAGCTTGATCGTCGAGGATATGGAAGCGAGGCAGGGTCGTCTGGCTTTGCAATTTGCGAATGAGCTTCAAGAGAAGAGCACGGGACTGGACGACAAGTATTTAATCGCCGCGGTAATGCTGCAGGGAAAGAAATACGATTCAGCCGCCCAGCTGCTCGAGGATTACACAGCAAGACGTCCGCAGGACAGCAAGGCGGCGCTTGGTTTAGGGATCGCGTACCTCGCTGAGGGAAAGTATGTTGATGCGCGCAAGTGGCTTGAGCATTGTTTAGAGCTTGATCCCCACTTGCTTGAAGCCCATTACGAATTAGGAATGCTGTCTCGCAAGGAAGGCAAAACTTCTGAGGGCATTCAACACTTCGAAACCGTACTGCAAAAGCAGCCGGAGAATCCCAAGGCACTGTTGGGAATTGGAACCCTTTACCTTGAAGAAGGCCAGTTTGAAAAAGCCGAGGCCGCGTTACGACGCTCCCAGAAGGCTGATGCATCCGAACCGGAGACGGAGTATCAACTCTCACTCCTGTTTACCAGAATGGGAAAGCAACAGGAGGCACAGCAGCATATGACGCGCTTTCGCCAGCTTAAACAGGCTCGAGATAACGAGCTGACACCAAGAGATCAGTCGAAGCCGATGTAG
- a CDS encoding CRTAC1 family protein, protein MDKICSFGLGVLLSLACAAQVRVTPPPTPRFEDITKQAGLTVPHLSSPEKRYILESMSGGVGFIDCDNDGKLDIISVNGSSVDRYRKGGDPMITLYHQESDLKFKDITVQAGLTHKGWGMGVAVADFDNDGWQDIYITGYGGNALYRNLGNCKFVDVTDKAGVGVGGFSTGASWADFDRDGFVDLFVPRYVFIDINKLPEFGSNDKTCRFRGVQVQCGPWGLPGESDFLFRNRGDGTFEDVSKKAGVDDPNHYFGMQGVWADYDNDGWPDLYVANDAGPNYLYHNRHDGTFEEMGLITGAALSGDGQEQGSMGVDFGDIDHDGKLDIFVTNFTEEPDTLYRNLGTQGFADISWNAGVAQPTYPYVGWGTAFFDMDNDGWDDIFVANGHVYPQMDQVKGGVPYRQPLQLFRNKRDKSFQDVTALSGLDKLSPQSRRGAAFGDINNDGKVDVLLMNVGEPPTLLLNRTESSNHAVLFKLVGTKSNKAAIGARVSVTAGDLTQFKEVRAGASYLSQNDLRLHFGLGSQTSMNSIEIAWPSSNKEKFSDLPADMIYTIVEGTGIADRTPLAGQAVGISPSAARKTASIK, encoded by the coding sequence ATGGACAAAATCTGTTCTTTTGGTCTGGGCGTTCTGCTGTCTCTTGCCTGCGCCGCTCAAGTTCGTGTTACTCCGCCTCCGACGCCAAGATTTGAAGACATAACGAAACAGGCTGGCCTGACCGTACCTCATCTCTCGTCTCCAGAAAAGCGGTACATCTTGGAGTCAATGAGCGGTGGCGTGGGATTCATCGATTGCGATAATGATGGAAAATTAGACATCATCAGCGTAAATGGATCGTCAGTAGATCGCTATAGAAAAGGTGGCGATCCCATGATTACCCTCTATCACCAAGAATCCGATCTCAAATTCAAGGACATTACTGTTCAGGCGGGTCTCACCCATAAAGGTTGGGGCATGGGAGTCGCTGTGGCGGATTTCGACAACGACGGCTGGCAGGACATTTACATCACAGGGTACGGTGGCAATGCTCTGTATCGCAACCTGGGCAACTGCAAATTTGTGGATGTCACTGATAAAGCTGGCGTCGGCGTGGGCGGATTTAGCACTGGAGCGTCGTGGGCGGATTTCGACCGAGACGGTTTTGTCGATCTTTTTGTCCCCCGGTATGTGTTCATCGACATAAATAAACTTCCGGAGTTTGGCAGCAACGACAAGACCTGCCGATTTCGCGGAGTCCAGGTCCAGTGCGGCCCATGGGGCTTGCCAGGTGAATCCGATTTCCTGTTCCGGAATCGTGGAGACGGTACATTCGAAGACGTCTCGAAGAAGGCTGGAGTAGACGATCCCAATCACTACTTCGGGATGCAAGGAGTCTGGGCGGACTATGACAACGATGGTTGGCCCGATCTCTATGTAGCTAATGACGCCGGACCAAACTACCTGTATCACAACCGGCATGACGGCACATTTGAGGAAATGGGATTAATCACGGGCGCGGCTCTAAGCGGAGACGGTCAGGAGCAGGGTTCGATGGGTGTCGACTTTGGCGACATCGACCACGACGGAAAGCTCGACATCTTTGTGACGAACTTCACGGAGGAGCCAGACACCCTTTATCGCAATCTTGGCACCCAAGGCTTCGCAGACATTAGCTGGAATGCCGGTGTAGCGCAGCCAACGTATCCATATGTAGGTTGGGGAACCGCATTTTTCGATATGGACAACGACGGGTGGGACGATATCTTCGTGGCTAACGGTCACGTCTATCCACAAATGGATCAAGTCAAGGGAGGCGTTCCCTACCGTCAACCTCTGCAGCTATTTCGCAACAAGCGAGACAAGAGTTTTCAGGACGTGACTGCTCTCTCGGGTCTGGATAAGCTGTCACCGCAATCGCGTCGTGGCGCTGCCTTTGGCGACATAAATAACGATGGCAAGGTGGATGTTCTGCTTATGAATGTTGGCGAACCGCCAACCTTGCTGCTTAACCGGACCGAGAGTTCCAATCACGCAGTGCTCTTTAAATTGGTGGGAACTAAGAGCAACAAAGCCGCGATTGGAGCCAGAGTAAGCGTGACTGCAGGTGATCTCACGCAATTCAAAGAAGTACGAGCAGGTGCCAGCTATCTCTCCCAAAATGACCTGCGACTGCACTTTGGACTGGGATCACAAACGAGCATGAATAGCATCGAGATAGCATGGCCAAGCAGCAACAAGGAGAAGTTCAGCGATTTGCCCGCCGACATGATTTACACGATCGTGGAAGGCACAGGAATCGCTGACAGAACTCCGCTCGCGGGACAGGCCGTCGGCATTTCGCCTTCAGCGGCTAGGAAAACTGCCTCCATAAAATAA